One part of the Arabidopsis thaliana chromosome 1 sequence genome encodes these proteins:
- a CDS encoding uncharacterized protein (unknown protein; BEST Arabidopsis thaliana protein match is: unknown protein (TAIR:AT1G68700.1); Has 35 Blast hits to 35 proteins in 8 species: Archae - 0; Bacteria - 0; Metazoa - 0; Fungi - 0; Plants - 35; Viruses - 0; Other Eukaryotes - 0 (source: NCBI BLink).), with amino-acid sequence MPVLSFVLSESVGKHDRKWDEQNVVLDTARPLFLPAVIFVHIRVMEEDCGAFAADCVVLSCCCQCLVLQVSVFIFFKIPRKLAKKMKKFVKRICGKTLQPTMEDVKEEHWSGNGFPFEEGSSRSICFEDIDRMLQELSMNKGFLFGSFWRHEDSSDIFDFKS; translated from the exons ATGCCGGTCCTCAGCTTCGTCTTGTCCGAATCTGTGGGTAAACATGATAGGAAATGGGACGAGCAAAATGTTGTGTTGGACACTGCACGTCCTCTATTTCTTCCTGCTGTGAT TTTTGTGCATATCAGAGTAATGGAAGAAGATTGTGGTGCATTTGCAGCAGACTGTGTTGTCCTCTCATGTTGCTGCCAGTGCCTTGTCTTACAAGTCAgtgtcttcatcttcttcaagatcCCTCGTAAACTTgccaagaagatgaagaagtttgTGAAGAGAATATGTGGAAAAACCTTGCAACCAACAATGGAGGATGTCAAAGAGGAGCATTGGTCTGGAAATGGGTTTCCCTTTGAAGAAGGCTCATCAAGATCAATTTGCTTCGAAGATATTGATAGAATGTTGCAGGAACTGTCCATGAACAAAGGGTTCTTGTTTGGAAGCTTCTGGCGCCATGAAGATTCTTCTGACATTTTCGATTTCaaatcataa
- the PERK10 gene encoding proline-rich extensin-like receptor kinase 10: MTTPAQAPREEVSLSPSLASPPLMALPPPQPSFPGDNATSPTREPTNGNPPETTNTPAQSSPPPETPLSSPPPEPSPPSPSLTGPPPTTIPVSPPPEPSPPPPLPTEAPPPANPVSSPPPESSPPPPPPTEAPPTTPITSPSPPTNPPPPPESPPSLPAPDPPSNPLPPPKLVPPSHSPPRHLPSPPASEIPPPPRHLPSPPASERPSTPPSDSEHPSPPPPGHPKRREQPPPPGSKRPTPSPPSPSDSKRPVHPSPPSPPEETLPPPKPSPDPLPSNSSSPPTLLPPSSVVSPPSPPRKSVSGPDNPSPNNPTPVTDNSSSSGISIAAVVGVSIGVALVLLTLIGVVVCCLKKRKKRLSTIGGGYVMPTPMESSSPRSDSALLKTQSSAPLVGNRSSNRTYLSQSEPGGFGQSRELFSYEELVIATNGFSDENLLGEGGFGRVYKGVLPDERVVAVKQLKIGGGQGDREFKAEVDTISRVHHRNLLSMVGYCISENRRLLIYDYVPNNNLYFHLHAAGTPGLDWATRVKIAAGAARGLAYLHEDCHPRIIHRDIKSSNILLENNFHALVSDFGLAKLALDCNTHITTRVMGTFGYMAPEYASSGKLTEKSDVFSFGVVLLELITGRKPVDASQPLGDESLVEWVWYK, translated from the exons ATGACTACACCTGCACAGGCTCCTAGGGAGGAGGTGTCACTGTCTCCATCATTGGCGTCCCCTCCACTAATGGCGTTGCCTCCACCGCAGCCTTCGTTTCCCGGTGATAATGCCACTTCCCCAACTAGAGAGCCCACTAATGGCAATCCACCAGAGACCACAAACACCCCAGCTCagtcttctcctcctcctgaGACTCCActatcatcaccaccaccagaACCTTCTCCCCCATCACCTTCACTAACTGGACCTCCTCCGACGACGATTCCAGTATCTCCTCCACCAGAACCTTCTCCCCCACCACCTTTACCAACTGAAGCTCCTCCTCCAGCGAATCCAGTATCATCACCTCCACCAGAATCTTCTCCCCCGCCACCTCCACCAACTGAAGCTCCTCCTACTACTCCTATTACATCACCCAGCCCGCCAACaaatccaccaccaccaccggaAAGCCCTCCTTCACTACCTGCACCAGACCCTCCAAGCAATCCACTTCCACCACCTAAGTTAGTCCCACCATCACATTCACCTCCACGTCATTTACCTTCCCCGCCAGCCTCAGAaattcctcctcctccacgtCATTTACCTTCCCCACCAGCCTCAGAACGTCCTTCAACTCCTCCATCAGATTCAGAAcatccttctcctcctcctccaggGCATCCAAAACGTCGTGAGCAACCTCCTCCACCGGGTTCTAAACGTCCTACTCCATCACCTCCTTCTCCAAGTGACTCAAAACGTCCTGTGCATCCTTCACCTCCTTCTCCACCAGAGGAAACTCTCCCACCTCCCAAGCCAAGTCCAGATCCCTTACCTTCTAATTCGTCTTCACCACCAACATTGCTTCCACCATCGTCAGTTGTATCCCCGCCTTCGCCTCCTCGAAAATCTGTGTCAGGTCCTGATAATCCATCTCCAAACAACCCCACTCCTGTGACAGATAATTCCAGCAGTTCTGGTATTAGTATAGCGGCTGTTGTGGGTGTAAGTATTGGAGTGGCCCTTGTGCTGCTTACTCTCATTGGAGTTGTTGTCTGTTGCTTAAAGAAACGGAAAAAGAGGCTCTCAACCATTGGTGGTGGCTATGTTATGCCAACACCTATGGAATCCTCCTCCCCAAGATCAG ATTCAGCGCTTCTGAAGACGCAGTCATCCGCACCTCTAGTGGGAAATCGTTCTAGCAATCGTACATACTTATCACAATCAGAGCCTGGTGGTTTTGGTCAATCGAGGGAACTGTTCTCATATGAAGAACTTGTCATAGCAACAAATGGATTCTCTGATGAAAATCTCTTGGGTGAAGGTGGATTTGGTCGTGTGTATAAAGGAGTTTTACCAGATGAAAGAGTGGTTGCTGtgaaacaattaaaaataggTGGAGGACAAGGTGACCGAGAGTTCAAAGCCGAGGTTGATACCATAAGCAGGGTACATCACCGGAATTTGCTTTCTATGGTTGGATACTGCATTTCCGAGAACCGGAGATTGCTTATTTATGATTATGTCCCTAACAACAACCTTTACTTCCATCTTCACG CCGCAGGAACTCCGGGTCTAGACTGGGCAACACGTGTTAAAATTGCTGCTGGTGCGGCTCGTGGACTAGCTTATCTCCATGAAGATT GTCACCCTCGTATCATACATAGGGACATCAAATCATCCAACATTCTCTTAGAAAATAACTTCCATGCCCTG GTTTCTGACTTCGGCCTTGCAAAGCTAGCTCTCGACTGTAACACACATATTACAACTCGGGTCATGGGAACATTCGG CTACATGGCTCCGGAATATGCATCAAGTGGCAAATTAACCGAGAAATCAGACGTATTCTCCTTTGGGGTTGTTCTACTGGAGTTAATCACTGGACGTAAGCCTGTGGATGCATCCCAACCTCTGGGAGATGAGAGCCTTGTTGAATGGGTATGGTATAAATAA
- the PERK10 gene encoding proline-rich extensin-like receptor kinase 10 (proline-rich extensin-like receptor kinase 10 (PERK10); FUNCTIONS IN: protein serine/threonine kinase activity, protein kinase activity, ATP binding; INVOLVED IN: protein amino acid phosphorylation; LOCATED IN: plasma membrane; EXPRESSED IN: 22 plant structures; EXPRESSED DURING: 13 growth stages; CONTAINS InterPro DOMAIN/s: Protein kinase, ATP binding site (InterPro:IPR017441), Serine/threonine-protein kinase domain (InterPro:IPR002290), Serine/threonine-protein kinase-like domain (InterPro:IPR017442), Protein kinase-like domain (InterPro:IPR011009), Serine/threonine-protein kinase, active site (InterPro:IPR008271), Protein kinase, catalytic domain (InterPro:IPR000719), Tyrosine-protein kinase, catalytic domain (InterPro:IPR020635); BEST Arabidopsis thaliana protein match is: Protein kinase superfamily protein (TAIR:AT1G68690.1); Has 549801 Blast hits to 257836 proteins in 6063 species: Archae - 1062; Bacteria - 108998; Metazoa - 204590; Fungi - 81234; Plants - 75274; Viruses - 10972; Other Eukaryotes - 67671 (source: NCBI BLink).): protein MTTPAQAPREEVSLSPSLASPPLMALPPPQPSFPGDNATSPTREPTNGNPPETTNTPAQSSPPPETPLSSPPPEPSPPSPSLTGPPPTTIPVSPPPEPSPPPPLPTEAPPPANPVSSPPPESSPPPPPPTEAPPTTPITSPSPPTNPPPPPESPPSLPAPDPPSNPLPPPKLVPPSHSPPRHLPSPPASEIPPPPRHLPSPPASERPSTPPSDSEHPSPPPPGHPKRREQPPPPGSKRPTPSPPSPSDSKRPVHPSPPSPPEETLPPPKPSPDPLPSNSSSPPTLLPPSSVVSPPSPPRKSVSGPDNPSPNNPTPVTDNSSSSGISIAAVVGVSIGVALVLLTLIGVVVCCLKKRKKRLSTIGGGYVMPTPMESSSPRSDSALLKTQSSAPLVGNRSSNRTYLSQSEPGGFGQSRELFSYEELVIATNGFSDENLLGEGGFGRVYKGVLPDERVVAVKQLKIGGGQGDREFKAEVDTISRVHHRNLLSMVGYCISENRRLLIYDYVPNNNLYFHLHAAGTPGLDWATRVKIAAGAARGLAYLHEDCHPRIIHRDIKSSNILLENNFHALVSDFGLAKLALDCNTHITTRVMGTFGYMAPEYASSGKLTEKSDVFSFGVVLLELITGRKPVDASQPLGDESLVEWARPLLSNATETEEFTALADPKLGRNYVGVEMFRMIEAAAACIRHSATKRPRMSQIVRAFDSLAEEDLTNGMRLGESEIINSAQQSAEIRLFRRMAFGSQNYSTDSLTRNSYISKDENL from the exons ATGACTACACCTGCACAGGCTCCTAGGGAGGAGGTGTCACTGTCTCCATCATTGGCGTCCCCTCCACTAATGGCGTTGCCTCCACCGCAGCCTTCGTTTCCCGGTGATAATGCCACTTCCCCAACTAGAGAGCCCACTAATGGCAATCCACCAGAGACCACAAACACCCCAGCTCagtcttctcctcctcctgaGACTCCActatcatcaccaccaccagaACCTTCTCCCCCATCACCTTCACTAACTGGACCTCCTCCGACGACGATTCCAGTATCTCCTCCACCAGAACCTTCTCCCCCACCACCTTTACCAACTGAAGCTCCTCCTCCAGCGAATCCAGTATCATCACCTCCACCAGAATCTTCTCCCCCGCCACCTCCACCAACTGAAGCTCCTCCTACTACTCCTATTACATCACCCAGCCCGCCAACaaatccaccaccaccaccggaAAGCCCTCCTTCACTACCTGCACCAGACCCTCCAAGCAATCCACTTCCACCACCTAAGTTAGTCCCACCATCACATTCACCTCCACGTCATTTACCTTCCCCGCCAGCCTCAGAaattcctcctcctccacgtCATTTACCTTCCCCACCAGCCTCAGAACGTCCTTCAACTCCTCCATCAGATTCAGAAcatccttctcctcctcctccaggGCATCCAAAACGTCGTGAGCAACCTCCTCCACCGGGTTCTAAACGTCCTACTCCATCACCTCCTTCTCCAAGTGACTCAAAACGTCCTGTGCATCCTTCACCTCCTTCTCCACCAGAGGAAACTCTCCCACCTCCCAAGCCAAGTCCAGATCCCTTACCTTCTAATTCGTCTTCACCACCAACATTGCTTCCACCATCGTCAGTTGTATCCCCGCCTTCGCCTCCTCGAAAATCTGTGTCAGGTCCTGATAATCCATCTCCAAACAACCCCACTCCTGTGACAGATAATTCCAGCAGTTCTGGTATTAGTATAGCGGCTGTTGTGGGTGTAAGTATTGGAGTGGCCCTTGTGCTGCTTACTCTCATTGGAGTTGTTGTCTGTTGCTTAAAGAAACGGAAAAAGAGGCTCTCAACCATTGGTGGTGGCTATGTTATGCCAACACCTATGGAATCCTCCTCCCCAAGATCAG ATTCAGCGCTTCTGAAGACGCAGTCATCCGCACCTCTAGTGGGAAATCGTTCTAGCAATCGTACATACTTATCACAATCAGAGCCTGGTGGTTTTGGTCAATCGAGGGAACTGTTCTCATATGAAGAACTTGTCATAGCAACAAATGGATTCTCTGATGAAAATCTCTTGGGTGAAGGTGGATTTGGTCGTGTGTATAAAGGAGTTTTACCAGATGAAAGAGTGGTTGCTGtgaaacaattaaaaataggTGGAGGACAAGGTGACCGAGAGTTCAAAGCCGAGGTTGATACCATAAGCAGGGTACATCACCGGAATTTGCTTTCTATGGTTGGATACTGCATTTCCGAGAACCGGAGATTGCTTATTTATGATTATGTCCCTAACAACAACCTTTACTTCCATCTTCACG CCGCAGGAACTCCGGGTCTAGACTGGGCAACACGTGTTAAAATTGCTGCTGGTGCGGCTCGTGGACTAGCTTATCTCCATGAAGATT GTCACCCTCGTATCATACATAGGGACATCAAATCATCCAACATTCTCTTAGAAAATAACTTCCATGCCCTG GTTTCTGACTTCGGCCTTGCAAAGCTAGCTCTCGACTGTAACACACATATTACAACTCGGGTCATGGGAACATTCGG CTACATGGCTCCGGAATATGCATCAAGTGGCAAATTAACCGAGAAATCAGACGTATTCTCCTTTGGGGTTGTTCTACTGGAGTTAATCACTGGACGTAAGCCTGTGGATGCATCCCAACCTCTGGGAGATGAGAGCCTTGTTGAATGG GCTCGTCCTTTGCTTAGTAATGCCACTGAAACCGAAGAGTTTACAGCTTTAGCAGATCCCAAGCTAGGTAGAAACTATGTTGGTGTTGAAATGTTTAGAATGATTGAAGCAGCGGCAGCTTGTATTCGCCATTCAGCTACAAAGAGACCCCGAATGAGTCAA ATTGTGAGAGCTTTCGACAGTCTAGCTGAGGAAGACCTCACCAATGGAATGAGACTAGGCGAAAGCGAAATAATCAACTCAGCTCAACAGTCTGCAGAAATCAGATTGTTTAGAAGAATGGCTTTTGGCAGCCAAAACTACAGTACAGATTCTTTAACTCGTAATAGTTATATAAGCAAAGATGAAAACTTGTAA
- a CDS encoding Metal-dependent phosphohydrolase (Metal-dependent phosphohydrolase; FUNCTIONS IN: catalytic activity; INVOLVED IN: biological_process unknown; LOCATED IN: chloroplast; EXPRESSED IN: 22 plant structures; EXPRESSED DURING: 13 growth stages; CONTAINS InterPro DOMAIN/s: Metal-dependent phosphohydrolase, HD subdomain (InterPro:IPR006674), Metal-dependent phosphohydrolase, HD domain (InterPro:IPR003607); BEST Arabidopsis thaliana protein match is: Metal-dependent phosphohydrolase (TAIR:AT2G23820.2); Has 1552 Blast hits to 1531 proteins in 690 species: Archae - 126; Bacteria - 959; Metazoa - 120; Fungi - 153; Plants - 73; Viruses - 0; Other Eukaryotes - 121 (source: NCBI BLink).), with translation MAVISPATRFAPPLNRPFHRRSILASFHSSSRNFLFLGKPTPSSTIVSVRCQKPVSDGVSSMESMNHVASSVSSSIDFLTLCHRLKTTKRKGWINQGINGPESIADHMYRMALMALIAGDLTGVDRERCIKMAIVHDIAEAIVGDITPSDGVPKEEKSRRETAALKEMCEVLGGGLRAEEITELWLEYENNASLEANIVKDFDKVEMILQALEYEAEHGKVLDEFFISTAGKFQTEIGKSWAAEINARRKSQLTNRQR, from the exons ATGGCGGTGATTAGTCCAGCTACACGTTTCGCACCGCCGCTGAACCGGCCTTTTCACCGCCGATCAATACTTGCCTCGTTTCATTCTTCCTCTAGGAACTTCCTCTTCCTCGGAAAACCCACTCCGAGCTCGACGATCGTTTCCGTCCGGTGCCAGAAACCTGTTTCCGACGGGGTTAGCTCTATGGAATCCATGAATCACGTTGCATCTTCAGTTTCGTCTTCGATCGATTTCCTAACGTTGTGTCATCGTCTCAAG acaacaaagagaaaagggTGGATTAATCAGGGGATAAATGGACCTGAATCAATTGCTGATCATATGTACCGTATGGCTCTAATGGCACTTATAGCTGGTGATCTTACTGGAGTTGACAGAGAAAG GTGTATAAAAATGGCAATTGTGCATGATATCGCTGAAG CTATTGTTGGAGATATTACCCCATCTGATGGTGTGCCTAAGGAAGAAAAGAGTAGGAGGGAGACAGCAGCTTTAAAAGAAATGTGTGAGGTTCTTGGTGGAGGCCTCAGAG CGGAGGAGATCACAGAACTTTGGCTGGAGTATGAGAACAATGCTTCTTTAGAAGCAAATATTGTAAAAGACTTTGATAAG GTTGAGATGATTCTCCAGGCGCTAGAATATGAAGCTG AACACGGGAAAGTGCTCGACGAGTTTTTCATATCAACAGCAG GCAAGTTTCAAACAGAAATTGGAAAAAGCTGGGCTGCTGAGATCAACGCTAGGAGAAAAAGCCAATTGACAAACAGGCAGAGATAG
- a CDS encoding Metal-dependent phosphohydrolase yields MAVISPATRFAPPLNRPFHRRSILASFHSSSRNFLFLGKPTPSSTIVSVRCQKPVSDGVSSMESMNHVASSVSSSIDFLTLCHRLKTTKRKGWINQGINGPESIADHMYRMALMALIAGDLTGVDRERCIKMAIVHDIAEAIVGDITPSDGVPKEEKSRRETAALKEMCEVLGGGLRAEEITELWLEYENNASLEANIVKDFDKVVNGFRVCNNRWR; encoded by the exons ATGGCGGTGATTAGTCCAGCTACACGTTTCGCACCGCCGCTGAACCGGCCTTTTCACCGCCGATCAATACTTGCCTCGTTTCATTCTTCCTCTAGGAACTTCCTCTTCCTCGGAAAACCCACTCCGAGCTCGACGATCGTTTCCGTCCGGTGCCAGAAACCTGTTTCCGACGGGGTTAGCTCTATGGAATCCATGAATCACGTTGCATCTTCAGTTTCGTCTTCGATCGATTTCCTAACGTTGTGTCATCGTCTCAAG acaacaaagagaaaagggTGGATTAATCAGGGGATAAATGGACCTGAATCAATTGCTGATCATATGTACCGTATGGCTCTAATGGCACTTATAGCTGGTGATCTTACTGGAGTTGACAGAGAAAG GTGTATAAAAATGGCAATTGTGCATGATATCGCTGAAG CTATTGTTGGAGATATTACCCCATCTGATGGTGTGCCTAAGGAAGAAAAGAGTAGGAGGGAGACAGCAGCTTTAAAAGAAATGTGTGAGGTTCTTGGTGGAGGCCTCAGAG CGGAGGAGATCACAGAACTTTGGCTGGAGTATGAGAACAATGCTTCTTTAGAAGCAAATATTGTAAAAGACTTTGATAAGGTGGTTAATGGGTTTCGAGTTTGCAACAATCGATGGCGTTAA